Part of the Eikenella corrodens genome is shown below.
GGCCCACACGGGGAAGTTGGCGGCGTAGGCGGGGAATTGCTCTTGCAGGCCGCGCACGACGGATTGGTCTTCAAAGAAGAGCACGGTGCCGGCTGCGGCGGCGAAGCCGGCCAGTTTTTGGGCGGTGGGCTCGAATTTGTCGGCGGGCACGATTTGGCGCAGGGCGGCTTCGGTAAGCTGCCAGAGCTTTTCGTGTTCGGCGCCGAACAGCACCACGACGCGGGTGGATTGGGAGTTGAAGGAAGAGGGGGTGTGCAGCACGGCGTGTTCTACGATGGCGGCCACTTCTTCGGCGGGCAGGGGCAGGTTTTTGTTGAGCGCATATACGGAACGGCGGGTGCGGGCGGCTTCTTGCAGGATTTGATGGGTCATGATTTTTCCTTTCGGGTGTGATGGATAATGTAATGTGCGGCAGTATAAGGGTTTTGCGGCGCGGGGTGGTAGCGCTTTGCGGCAAGATGGTGTTTCTTGCCGGGAAAAGATGGGGGTGATTTTGCGGGGATTGGTTTTCAGGTAGCCTGCATGGGAGGGGCTACCTGAAAATATAGCGGATTAAAATTGCCATGATACGGCGTTGCCAACGCCCTTATGTACTACCCGTACACGGCGGGCGTTGCCGCCTTGTCTCATTTTTATTTTAATCCACTATAGTATTGGCCTGCGGTGCTGCATTTGGTTTCGCAAGGAGGGTAATCAAAAGGCTACCTGAAAAACAGAACAATGTTTTCAGGTAGCCTTTTATCCTCAGGAAATCACAGAATCTGCCACACGAAGAAAATCAAGGTGTGCAGGATAAACAGCGGCACGAGGATGCCGAACGACCAAGCCATATAGCCGAAGAAGCCGGGCATGGGCACTTTGCGTTGTTCGGCGATGGCTTTCACCATGAAGTTGGGGGCGTTGCCGATGTAGCTGAGCGCGCCCATGAACACGGAGCCCATGGATACGGCCAGCAGGGTGTGGAACAGGTGGCCGTTCATCAGGGTGTGCGCGTCGCCGCCGGCCATGTTGAAGAACACGAGGTAGGTGGGGGCGTTGTCCAAAAAGGCGGAGAGCATGCCGGCCATCCAGAAATACATGGTGTTGATTGGGTTGCCGGAAGCGTCGTGCACCATGGAAATCAGCGGGGCAAACGCGCCGTGTTCGCCGGCTTGCA
Proteins encoded:
- a CDS encoding nitroreductase family protein, which translates into the protein MTHQILQEAARTRRSVYALNKNLPLPAEEVAAIVEHAVLHTPSSFNSQSTRVVVLFGAEHEKLWQLTEAALRQIVPADKFEPTAQKLAGFAAAAGTVLFFEDQSVVRGLQEQFPAYAANFPVWAEHADAMHQYAVWTTFAAAGIGANLQHYNPVIDQAVAEQWQIPASWTLRAQLVFGGIAAPAADKQFAPVEGRFKVHGL